The following are encoded together in the Streptomyces sp. NBC_00358 genome:
- a CDS encoding chorismate mutase, translating to MADVLDKTGARTDEAADVITGARERIDALDDRIIGLVQERMAVSAVIQEARISSGGRRVNLSREMEILGHYREALGKPGTSLAMTLLELCRGRV from the coding sequence ATGGCCGACGTACTCGACAAGACCGGCGCCCGCACCGACGAGGCGGCCGATGTCATCACCGGTGCCCGTGAGCGCATCGACGCCCTCGACGACCGGATCATCGGTCTCGTGCAGGAACGGATGGCCGTCTCGGCCGTGATCCAGGAGGCCCGGATCTCGTCCGGGGGCCGCCGGGTGAACCTCTCCCGCGAGATGGAGATCCTCGGCCACTACCGGGAGGCGCTCGGCAAGCCGGGCACCTCCCTGGCCATGACCCTCCTCGAACTGTGCCGCGGCCGGGTCTGA